Proteins from a genomic interval of Fodinicurvata sediminis DSM 21159:
- a CDS encoding L-threonylcarbamoyladenylate synthase: MTLHLSNSPQDIAKAAELLQQGELVSFATETVYGLGGNARDDQAVAGIFEAKGRPRFNPLIVHFPDRQAAAQEVLFSPMALELAEAFWPGPLTLVLPRREDSRISLLCSAGLDTLAVRVPAPETARTLLRMADCPVAAPSANRAGKISPTRAEHVMDELSRRIAAVLDDGACTIGVESTVVSLADERPSLLRPGGLAREELENLLGAPLELPVADSPVASPGMLRSHYAPQAILRLNATSVGAEEAYLAFGSEPEDKGKACFNLSPAGDLREAAANLFAALRELDRSGISMIAVAPIPDTGLGQAINDRLQRAAAPRVT, encoded by the coding sequence ATGACACTTCATCTTTCGAACAGCCCCCAGGATATCGCAAAGGCGGCAGAGCTGCTTCAGCAAGGCGAACTGGTGTCCTTTGCCACCGAAACCGTCTATGGCCTTGGTGGAAATGCCCGCGACGATCAGGCCGTGGCAGGCATTTTCGAGGCCAAGGGGCGCCCCAGGTTCAATCCACTGATCGTACACTTCCCGGATCGGCAGGCCGCGGCCCAGGAAGTCTTGTTCTCGCCAATGGCCCTCGAGCTTGCGGAGGCCTTCTGGCCCGGTCCCCTGACGTTGGTCCTGCCGCGACGGGAGGACAGCCGGATATCCCTGCTTTGCTCGGCCGGACTCGATACCCTGGCCGTTCGGGTCCCGGCGCCTGAAACAGCTAGAACCCTTCTCAGAATGGCTGACTGTCCCGTTGCAGCCCCAAGCGCGAACAGGGCCGGCAAGATAAGTCCGACCCGGGCCGAACATGTCATGGACGAACTTTCCAGACGCATTGCGGCCGTCCTGGATGACGGCGCCTGCACGATTGGGGTCGAATCGACTGTCGTTTCCCTGGCTGATGAAAGGCCGTCCTTGCTGCGGCCCGGAGGCCTGGCGCGCGAAGAACTCGAGAACCTCCTGGGCGCCCCCTTGGAACTGCCGGTTGCAGATAGTCCGGTGGCTTCTCCCGGCATGCTCAGGAGTCACTATGCCCCTCAAGCGATCCTGCGTCTGAACGCGACCTCTGTTGGAGCTGAAGAGGCTTATCTGGCTTTTGGAAGTGAGCCCGAAGATAAAGGGAAAGCCTGTTTCAACCTGAGCCCTGCGGGCGACCTGCGGGAAGCGGCCGCGAACCTCTTTGCAGCACTCAGGGAACTGGACCGCTCCGGTATTTCAATGATCGCGGTGGCGCCCATCCCCGACACGGGATTGGGCCAGGCGATCAACGACCGTTTGCAGCGCGCCGCCGCACCACGTGTCACCTGA
- the gap gene encoding type I glyceraldehyde-3-phosphate dehydrogenase has protein sequence MTLRVGINGFGRIGRLVLRAALESGRKDLEFVAINDLGTAESNAHLLKYDSVHGRFPGIVTAKDDAIEIDGHRIKVLAERAPANLPWGDLGVDIVLECTGLFASRDKAAAHLKGGAKKVLISAPAGDADLTVVYGVNHDQLSAEHEVVSNASCTTNCLAPVAYVLNKAVGIDRGFMTTIHAYTGDQKTVDTLHKDPHRARAAAMSMIPTSTGAARAVGLVLPELKGKLDGVAIRVPTPNVSLVDLKFDAPRDVTAEEINDAIRTAAAGELKGVLETSDEPLVSVDFNHNPASSTFDLNGTQVIDKRLVRVMSWYDNEWGFSSRMSDTAVAMGKLL, from the coding sequence ATGACTCTTCGTGTCGGTATCAATGGTTTCGGACGGATTGGCCGTCTGGTTCTACGCGCAGCTCTGGAATCGGGGCGCAAGGACCTGGAATTTGTCGCCATCAATGACTTGGGGACGGCAGAGTCCAATGCGCACCTCCTGAAGTATGATTCGGTGCATGGCCGCTTCCCGGGGATCGTGACAGCCAAGGATGACGCCATCGAGATCGACGGCCACAGGATAAAGGTTCTGGCCGAGCGTGCTCCAGCCAACCTGCCATGGGGCGACCTGGGCGTTGATATTGTCCTGGAGTGCACAGGTCTGTTCGCCAGCCGTGACAAGGCTGCCGCGCATCTGAAAGGTGGCGCCAAGAAGGTACTCATCTCCGCACCGGCCGGCGACGCCGACCTGACTGTCGTCTATGGCGTCAACCATGACCAGTTGAGTGCCGAGCACGAAGTCGTTTCCAACGCGTCCTGCACCACCAACTGCCTGGCACCCGTTGCCTATGTCCTGAACAAGGCTGTTGGGATCGACCGCGGTTTCATGACCACGATCCATGCCTACACCGGCGATCAGAAGACCGTGGACACGCTGCACAAGGATCCGCACCGTGCCCGCGCCGCAGCCATGTCCATGATCCCGACCTCCACCGGAGCCGCACGTGCGGTCGGCCTGGTCCTGCCGGAGCTCAAGGGCAAGCTGGACGGCGTCGCCATTCGCGTTCCGACCCCGAACGTCAGCCTGGTGGACCTGAAGTTCGATGCCCCACGGGACGTGACGGCCGAGGAAATCAACGACGCTATCCGCACGGCAGCAGCCGGAGAGTTGAAAGGCGTTCTCGAAACCTCGGACGAGCCTCTGGTTTCCGTGGACTTCAATCACAACCCTGCCAGTTCCACCTTCGATCTGAACGGGACCCAGGTGATCGACAAGCGCCTGGTCCGTGTCATGTCCTGGTATGACAACGAGTGGGGCTTCTCCAGCCGCATGAGCGACACCGCCGTTGCCATGGGCAAGCTGCTCTGA
- a CDS encoding TIGR00282 family metallophosphoesterase translates to MKLLFCGDIVGRSGREIVHAELPKLRRELNPDFIVINAENAAGGFGMTEKICAELFELGADVISGGNHSWDKNECLEYINREPRLLRPANYPAGAPGRGIGVYNTVKGQKVAVMNVMGRLFMDPLDDPFAAVTRELERYRLKGNVDAFLLDVHAEASSEKMAMAHYLDGRVSLVVGTHTHVPTADAQILPGGTAYQTDAGMCGDYNSVIGMNKEAPIARFTRKLPTERLSVATGPADLCAVLVETDDTTGLAKRIEPVRRGARLQATAP, encoded by the coding sequence GTGAAACTGCTGTTCTGTGGAGACATCGTCGGTCGCTCCGGCCGGGAAATCGTGCATGCGGAGTTGCCAAAGCTGCGTCGCGAACTGAATCCGGACTTCATCGTGATCAATGCCGAGAACGCAGCCGGCGGCTTCGGCATGACCGAAAAGATCTGTGCGGAGCTGTTCGAGCTGGGCGCCGATGTCATCAGCGGCGGCAATCACAGTTGGGACAAGAATGAATGTCTCGAATATATCAATCGCGAGCCGCGCCTGTTACGTCCAGCAAACTATCCAGCGGGTGCACCCGGGCGCGGGATCGGCGTTTACAATACCGTGAAGGGGCAGAAGGTGGCCGTGATGAACGTCATGGGGCGCCTGTTCATGGATCCGCTGGATGATCCCTTCGCAGCCGTGACGCGTGAGCTGGAACGCTATCGCCTGAAGGGGAATGTGGATGCCTTCCTTCTGGACGTCCATGCCGAGGCGAGCAGCGAGAAAATGGCCATGGCGCATTATCTCGATGGCAGGGTTTCATTGGTGGTGGGCACCCATACGCATGTTCCCACAGCCGACGCCCAGATCCTGCCGGGGGGGACAGCCTACCAGACGGATGCCGGCATGTGCGGCGATTACAATTCGGTTATTGGCATGAACAAGGAAGCGCCAATCGCGCGCTTTACCCGGAAGCTTCCGACCGAACGCCTGAGCGTTGCAACGGGACCAGCGGATCTCTGTGCCGTGCTCGTCGAGACGGACGACACCACGGGACTGGCCAAGAGGATTGAACCTGTTCGCCGGGGCGCGCGCCTCCAGGCGACAGCGCCCTGA
- a CDS encoding cell division protein ZapA, with the protein MAQVTLTVNGRNYDVTCDDGQESQLQELAAELDGRVQQLVRSVGQPGEARLLLLAGLLMVDEMRGLRANGSGEAATTSSTSSPADGASEDESQAELLGAVADHIETLVARHRDV; encoded by the coding sequence ATGGCACAGGTGACCTTGACCGTGAATGGTCGCAACTACGATGTGACTTGCGATGATGGGCAGGAAAGCCAATTACAGGAGCTCGCCGCAGAACTGGATGGTCGTGTGCAGCAGTTGGTGCGCTCTGTCGGGCAGCCTGGTGAGGCGCGCTTGCTGCTTCTCGCCGGGCTTCTCATGGTGGACGAGATGCGCGGGCTGCGGGCCAATGGTTCGGGCGAGGCCGCGACGACTAGCTCAACGTCAAGTCCTGCCGACGGTGCTAGCGAGGATGAATCCCAAGCGGAATTGCTGGGTGCCGTTGCCGATCATATCGAAACCCTTGTCGCGCGGCATCGCGACGTCTAG
- a CDS encoding class I fructose-bisphosphate aldolase — translation MRLTQRVKRILANYESDNPGTKSNLARILMHGKLGGSGKLLILPVDQGFEHGPARSFAPNPDAYDPHYHYQLAVDAGLNAYAAPLGMIEAGADSFAGAIPTILKVNSSNSHATTKDQAITGSVGDALRLGCSAIGFTIYPGSDEAFEMMEEIREMAEEAKSVGLAVVIWSYPRGGKLSKEGETAIDVTAYAAHMAALLGAHIIKVKPPTEHIEQDDARKVYEKQKVDISNLSARISHVMQSSFNNRRIVVFSGGGAKSTDDMLNEIRALRDGGANGSIIGRNTFQRPRKEALEMLDTIIKIYQNKA, via the coding sequence ATGAGGCTGACACAGCGCGTCAAACGCATTCTGGCGAACTACGAGAGCGACAATCCAGGGACCAAGTCCAATCTGGCCCGTATCCTGATGCACGGGAAACTGGGGGGAAGCGGAAAACTTTTGATTCTGCCGGTGGACCAGGGTTTCGAGCACGGTCCGGCGCGCAGCTTTGCCCCAAATCCCGATGCCTATGACCCGCACTATCATTACCAGCTTGCGGTAGATGCCGGCCTGAACGCCTATGCTGCACCACTGGGAATGATCGAAGCCGGCGCCGACAGTTTTGCCGGAGCCATCCCCACAATCCTTAAGGTCAACAGTTCCAACAGCCATGCCACCACCAAGGACCAGGCGATCACCGGCAGTGTCGGCGATGCCCTGCGCCTTGGCTGCTCGGCCATTGGTTTCACCATCTATCCCGGATCAGACGAAGCCTTCGAGATGATGGAGGAAATCCGGGAGATGGCCGAGGAAGCAAAATCCGTCGGCTTGGCTGTCGTGATCTGGTCCTATCCGCGCGGTGGCAAGCTGTCCAAGGAAGGCGAAACGGCCATTGACGTCACGGCCTATGCGGCACACATGGCAGCGCTGCTGGGCGCGCACATCATCAAGGTGAAGCCGCCCACCGAGCACATCGAGCAGGATGATGCTCGCAAGGTTTACGAGAAGCAGAAGGTCGACATCTCCAACCTGTCTGCCCGCATTTCCCATGTCATGCAGTCCAGCTTCAACAATCGCCGCATCGTCGTGTTTTCGGGTGGCGGTGCCAAAAGTACCGACGACATGCTGAACGAGATCCGGGCTCTGCGCGATGGCGGTGCCAACGGGTCCATTATCGGACGCAACACCTTCCAGCGTCCGCGCAAGGAGGCTTTGGAAATGTTGGATACGATCATCAAGATCTACCAGAACAAAGCCTGA
- a CDS encoding thiamine phosphate synthase, whose product MRCRLYLVTPPAFLAGGVEIPDACSQLERALSGGDVAAVLLHSDENGPPLFREALEALVSIIQKAEAAAVLEGDPSLAIETDCDGVQITADPNNQRTLRRKLGDDRILGIDCGPSRHAAMEAGELSADYVMLASSDADLIAWWAELMEVPSVAGGVDNLEAASAAARAGADFIAVGEAIWQHTDGPEAAVAAFNSLLDEEAGEAS is encoded by the coding sequence ATGCGCTGCCGCCTTTATCTGGTTACGCCGCCCGCGTTCCTTGCGGGCGGCGTCGAGATTCCTGACGCCTGCTCGCAATTGGAAAGGGCACTGTCTGGCGGTGATGTGGCCGCCGTCTTGTTGCATTCCGACGAGAATGGCCCCCCACTGTTCCGAGAAGCCCTGGAAGCCTTGGTGTCGATCATACAGAAAGCCGAAGCGGCAGCGGTTCTGGAGGGCGATCCCAGCCTGGCCATCGAAACCGACTGCGATGGCGTCCAGATAACCGCAGATCCGAATAACCAGCGCACACTGCGGCGCAAGCTAGGTGACGACAGGATTCTGGGAATTGACTGCGGCCCCTCGCGGCATGCTGCAATGGAAGCCGGTGAACTCTCGGCGGACTACGTCATGCTTGCCTCCAGCGACGCTGATCTTATCGCCTGGTGGGCAGAATTGATGGAGGTGCCTTCGGTCGCAGGTGGCGTGGATAATCTGGAGGCTGCCTCCGCGGCCGCAAGGGCCGGGGCTGACTTCATCGCAGTTGGCGAAGCGATCTGGCAACACACTGATGGGCCGGAGGCGGCCGTTGCCGCTTTCAACAGCCTGCTGGACGAAGAGGCCGGCGAAGCAAGCTGA
- a CDS encoding 5-formyltetrahydrofolate cyclo-ligase, which translates to MTGSADSDESKKTLRRKAATRRKRAFEESGPDVALRLAEHLLGCAELASANWVSSYWPMREEIDPRPVMEALNARGVGLCLPVVTGHAQPLIFRAWQPGDRLVTEAFGTSVPMASAHERVPEILLVPLLAFDSEGYRLGYGGGFYDRTLEKLRSERGALAIGLAFAGQHMDFLPRGPHDQKLDMVVTEQGVQAF; encoded by the coding sequence GTGACGGGTAGCGCCGATTCCGATGAAAGTAAGAAGACTCTCAGGCGCAAGGCGGCAACGCGCCGCAAACGTGCCTTCGAAGAGTCGGGGCCGGATGTCGCCTTGCGCCTTGCGGAACATCTGCTGGGGTGCGCGGAGCTCGCCAGTGCCAATTGGGTTTCGTCCTATTGGCCGATGCGAGAGGAAATTGATCCGCGTCCGGTGATGGAGGCGTTGAATGCGAGAGGCGTTGGTCTCTGCCTGCCTGTGGTTACTGGTCATGCCCAGCCCCTGATCTTTCGTGCCTGGCAGCCGGGCGACCGATTGGTGACCGAGGCCTTTGGAACCTCAGTGCCCATGGCATCGGCACACGAGCGGGTGCCCGAAATCCTGCTCGTGCCCCTGCTGGCCTTCGACAGTGAAGGTTATCGTCTGGGCTATGGCGGTGGTTTTTATGACCGAACACTTGAAAAGCTGCGTTCCGAGCGCGGGGCTCTGGCCATTGGATTGGCATTTGCCGGTCAGCATATGGATTTTTTACCCCGAGGGCCGCATGATCAGAAGCTGGACATGGTCGTGACTGAACAGGGTGTCCAGGCTTTCTGA
- the parA gene encoding ParA family partition ATPase has product MTAHIITVAQQKGGAGKTTLAAHLAVALTSGKRKVAVVDIDPQQSLTYWYHQRQALLGDAGAGLLVNQINGWRLRNEVQKLAEDHDVVLIDSPPHAETEARIAVRSADLVIVPVQPSPMDIWATRPTLELAKAEGTPALAVLNRVPPRARLTEEMLNALKDLGADVAKSRIGNRVIFASALSEGRSVGEVQPKGKAAQEMASLSREILRHARKTK; this is encoded by the coding sequence ATGACAGCGCATATTATCACTGTTGCACAGCAAAAAGGCGGCGCAGGCAAGACGACTCTGGCAGCCCACCTCGCGGTGGCCCTGACTTCGGGAAAGCGCAAGGTGGCCGTTGTGGATATCGACCCTCAGCAATCCCTGACTTACTGGTACCATCAGCGCCAGGCCTTGCTGGGAGATGCCGGAGCCGGCCTGCTGGTCAACCAGATCAATGGCTGGCGCCTGCGCAACGAGGTCCAGAAGCTGGCGGAAGACCATGATGTGGTCCTGATCGATTCGCCGCCCCATGCAGAAACCGAAGCACGCATTGCTGTTCGCAGCGCAGACTTGGTTATTGTGCCTGTCCAGCCGTCCCCCATGGATATCTGGGCTACGCGTCCCACACTGGAACTTGCAAAGGCAGAAGGCACACCTGCACTTGCGGTCTTGAACCGGGTTCCCCCGCGGGCACGCCTGACGGAGGAAATGCTGAACGCTTTGAAGGACCTTGGTGCCGATGTGGCCAAGAGCAGGATCGGCAATCGCGTAATTTTCGCGTCTGCTCTTTCCGAAGGACGTTCCGTTGGAGAAGTTCAGCCAAAAGGCAAGGCCGCTCAGGAAATGGCCAGTCTTAGTCGAGAGATTCTGCGACACGCGCGAAAGACAAAGTAA
- the tkt gene encoding transketolase, whose product MSAARENEAAQAVGKVGHNNMANAIRALSMDAVQKAKSGHPGMPMGMADVATVLFTRYLKFDPARPDWPDRDRFVLSAGHGSMLLYSLLHLTGYADMTLDELKSFRQLGARTAGHPEFGHASGIETTTGPLGQGLGNAVGMALAERLLARKFGEELVNHHTYVIAGDGCLMEGISHEAGSLAGHLKLSRLIVLFDDNGISIDGPTSLSCSDDHLKRFESYGWHCQRVDGHDPEAVAAAIEAAKDSDAPSLIACKTVIGFGAPNKEGTAATHGAPLGDEEIAAAREKLGWPHGNFEVPQDILQAWRTVGQKGSELSRQWDERLSKADESLRQEFQRRMAGELPEGLDGLIAAFKKNIISEQPKLATRVSSNQVLDALAETMPELLGGSADLTGSNNTKAKTQEPVSAPDYDGSYVYYGVREHGMAAAMNGIALHGGLVPYGGTFLVFTDYCRPSIRLSALMKQRVVYVMTHDSIGLGEDGPTHQPVEHLAALRAMPNVKVLRPADTVETAECWEMALRSQDGPSVLALSRQGLPTVRKEGTDNWSALGAYILSPAHGDRQATLIASGSEVHLALEAQQQLRDLGISTAVVSMPCWEVFLEQPPHYRDEVMGPGSLPVVIEAASYFGWERWAGLDGIFIGMRGFGASAPAGDLYNHFGITTEAIVSAVRNGL is encoded by the coding sequence ATGAGCGCTGCGCGCGAAAACGAAGCGGCCCAGGCCGTGGGCAAGGTTGGTCACAACAACATGGCCAACGCCATCCGGGCCTTGTCCATGGATGCCGTTCAGAAAGCCAAGTCCGGTCATCCCGGCATGCCCATGGGCATGGCTGATGTCGCAACGGTCCTGTTCACACGCTACTTGAAGTTTGACCCTGCGCGCCCTGATTGGCCAGATCGGGATCGTTTCGTCCTCTCCGCCGGTCATGGCTCGATGCTGCTCTATTCGCTGCTCCATCTGACCGGATACGCCGATATGACGCTGGACGAATTGAAGTCCTTCCGCCAACTCGGCGCCCGCACCGCCGGCCATCCCGAGTTCGGGCACGCCTCGGGTATCGAGACGACGACGGGACCGCTAGGGCAGGGTCTTGGCAATGCCGTGGGCATGGCCCTTGCGGAACGCCTGCTGGCCCGGAAGTTCGGCGAAGAGCTCGTGAATCATCACACCTACGTCATTGCCGGTGACGGCTGCCTTATGGAGGGAATCAGCCATGAAGCCGGTTCCCTGGCAGGACATCTGAAACTCTCGCGCCTCATCGTGCTTTTCGATGACAACGGCATCTCCATTGATGGACCGACATCGCTTTCCTGTTCCGATGATCACCTGAAACGTTTCGAATCCTATGGCTGGCACTGCCAGCGGGTGGACGGACACGATCCGGAAGCCGTAGCCGCCGCCATCGAAGCTGCAAAGGACAGTGACGCCCCTTCCCTGATCGCTTGCAAGACGGTGATCGGCTTCGGTGCACCGAACAAGGAGGGCACCGCTGCCACACACGGCGCACCCCTGGGTGACGAAGAGATCGCAGCTGCACGTGAAAAGCTTGGCTGGCCCCACGGCAACTTCGAGGTTCCGCAGGACATCCTTCAGGCCTGGCGTACGGTTGGACAGAAGGGCAGCGAACTCTCCCGTCAATGGGACGAACGCCTGTCCAAGGCCGACGAATCCCTGCGTCAGGAATTCCAGCGCCGCATGGCGGGTGAGCTGCCCGAAGGTCTGGATGGGCTGATAGCCGCGTTCAAGAAGAACATCATCTCCGAGCAGCCCAAGCTGGCCACGCGCGTCTCTTCGAACCAGGTCCTCGACGCGCTGGCAGAGACCATGCCGGAACTGCTGGGCGGTTCGGCCGATCTGACCGGTTCCAACAACACCAAGGCCAAGACCCAGGAACCTGTATCCGCACCAGATTATGACGGCAGTTATGTCTATTACGGTGTGCGCGAACATGGCATGGCCGCGGCCATGAATGGCATCGCCTTGCATGGAGGTCTGGTTCCTTATGGCGGCACCTTCCTGGTGTTCACCGACTATTGCCGGCCCTCGATCCGCCTGTCGGCGCTGATGAAGCAGCGGGTCGTCTATGTCATGACCCATGACTCCATCGGTCTGGGCGAAGACGGGCCGACCCACCAGCCGGTCGAGCATCTCGCCGCACTTCGGGCCATGCCGAACGTCAAGGTGCTGCGTCCGGCCGATACGGTTGAAACCGCCGAATGCTGGGAAATGGCTCTGCGCTCCCAGGATGGCCCCTCGGTTCTAGCACTCAGCCGACAGGGGCTGCCGACCGTGCGCAAGGAAGGTACCGACAACTGGTCCGCACTGGGGGCCTATATCCTGTCCCCGGCCCATGGCGACCGTCAGGCAACCCTGATTGCCAGCGGCTCGGAAGTGCACCTGGCCCTGGAAGCGCAACAGCAATTGCGGGATCTCGGTATCTCGACCGCTGTCGTTTCCATGCCTTGTTGGGAGGTTTTCCTTGAACAGCCGCCGCATTACCGTGACGAGGTGATGGGCCCCGGTTCGCTGCCGGTCGTGATCGAGGCCGCTTCCTATTTTGGTTGGGAACGCTGGGCCGGACTGGACGGAATTTTCATTGGCATGCGTGGTTTCGGAGCCTCCGCCCCCGCAGGCGATCTATACAACCACTTCGGCATCACGACCGAAGCCATTGTCTCGGCTGTTCGCAACGGCCTGTGA